The following are from one region of the Prionailurus bengalensis isolate Pbe53 chromosome A2, Fcat_Pben_1.1_paternal_pri, whole genome shotgun sequence genome:
- the MANF gene encoding mesencephalic astrocyte-derived neurotrophic factor has translation MRTFSLAGARASADVPEAWILRPRYRLKKRKEPPRNLACSGLLSLPALGAPGRGGVFRADVGPRARTTRDKSGAKLKPNPTPVRGAPPLSQLLPLLKMAARTPSAAFAAASCRPPWFNQRPTTCGVWEGAGSARQWGTTARGRDPEAAPHGGRGSVRQRRRRRWRRRRMWATQGLAVALALSVLPGGRALRPGDCEVCISYLGRFYQDLKDRDVTFSPSSVEKELIKFCREARGKENRLCYYIGATDDAATKIINEVSKPLAHHIPVEKVCEKLKKKDSQICELKYDKQIDLSTVDLKKLRVKELKKILDDWGETCKGCAEKSDYIRKINELMPKYAPKAAGSRTDL, from the exons ATGCGGACATTCAGCCTCGCGGGCGCAAGAGCTTCCGCAGACGTTCCCGAAGCCTGGATCCTCCGCCCACGGTATcgtttgaaaaaaagaaaagaacctccCCGAAACCTGGCCTGCAGCGGTctgctctccctgcctgcccttggggccccggggcggggaggggtttTTCGGGCAGACGTAGGTCCCAGAGCACGGACTACTCGGGACAAGTCTGGCGCAAAGCTGAAGCCGAACCCCACACCAGTCCGCGGCGCCCCGCCTCTGTCACAGCTGCTGCCCCTACTCAAGATGGCGGCCCGGACCCCTTCCGCCGCCTTCGCGGCCGCTTCCTGCCGGCCCCCCTGGTTCAATCAGCGGCCGACAACT TGCGGCGTGTGGGAGGGCGCGGGGTCCGCCCGCCAATGGGGAACTACGGCGCGCGGCCGGGACCCGGAGGCAGCTCCTCACGGCGGGCGCGGTTCAGtccggcagcggcggcggcggcggtggaggaggaggaggatgtgggCCACGCAGGGGCTGGCGGTGGCGCTGGCTCTGAGCGTGTTGCCGGGCGGCCGGGCTCTGCGGCCAGGCGACTGCGAAG TCTGTATCTCTTATCTGGGAAGATTTTATCAGGACCTCAAAGATCGAGATGTCACATTCTCACCATCCTCTGTTGAAAAAGAGCTTATAAAATTCTGCCGGGAagcaagaggcaaagagaatcGGTTG TGCTACTACATTGGGGCCACAGATGACGCTGCCACTAAGATCATCAACGAGGTGTCGAAGCCCCTGGCCCACCACATCCCTGTGGAGAAGGTCTGTGAGAAGCTCAAAAAGAAGGACAGCCAGATCTGTGAGCTAAAGTATG ACAAGCAGATTGACCTGAGCACAGTGGACCTGAAGAAGCTCCGGGTTAAAGAACTCAAGAAGATCCTGGACGACTGGGGGGAGACGTGCAAAGGCTGTGCGGAGAAGTCTGACTACATCCGGAAGATTAATGAACTGATGCCTAAATATGCCCCCAAGGCAGCCGGTTCACGGACTGATTTGTAG
- the RBM15B gene encoding putative RNA-binding protein 15B has translation MKRQSERDSSPSGRGSSSSAKRPREREREAEAGGRRAAHKASGGAKHPVPTRARDKPRGSGGGGGGHRDGRGAGDANHRASSGRSSGSGAGGGGRGGKASGDPGASGASPRASPLPPPPPPPGTEPAGPGSSAAAPEYKTLLISSLSPALPAEHLEDRLFHQFKRFGEISLRLSHTPELGRVAYVNFRHPQDAREARQHALARQLLLYDRPLKVEPVYLRGGGGGGGSGGGGGSSRRSSSSSAAASTPPPGPPAPADPLGYLPLHSGYQYKQRSLSPVAAPPLREPRARHAAAAFALDAAAAAAVGLSRERALDYYGLYDDRGRPYGYPAVCEEDLMPEDDQRATRNLFIGNLDHSVSEVELRRAFEKYGIIEEVVIKRPARGQGGAYAFLKFQNLDMAHRAKVAMSGRVIGRNPIKIGYGKANPTTRLWVGGLGPNTSLAALAREFDRFGSIRTIDHVKGDSFAYIQYESLDAAQAACAKMRGFPLGGPDRRLRVDFAKAEETRYPQQYQPSPLPVHYELLPDGYTRHRNLDADLRVRDRTPPHLLYSDRDRTFLEGDWTSPSKSSDRRNSLEGYSRSVRSRSGERWGDGDRGLPKPWEERRKRRSLSSDRGRTTHSPYEERSRTKGGGQQVDRGSDRTPERSRKENHASDGTKESSSNSLSNSRHGAEERSHHHHHEAPDSSHGKKTRESERNHRTSEAEPKPLEEPKHETKKLKNLSEYAQTLQLGWNGLLVLKNSCFPTSMHILEGDQGVITGLLKDHTSGSKLTQLKIAQRLRLDQPKLDEVTRRIKQGSPNGYAVLLATQATPSGPGTEGMPTVEPGLQRRLLRNLVSYLKQKQAAGVISLPVGGSKGRDSTGMLYAFPPCDFSQQYLQSALRTLGKLEEEHMVIVIVRDTA, from the coding sequence ATGAAGAGGCAGAGCGAGCGAGACTCGAGCCCAAGCGGGCGCGGCTCGTCATCGTCGGCCAAGCGGCCACGGGAGCGCGAACGGGAGgcggaggcgggcgggcggcgggcagCGCACAAGGCCTCGGGCGGCGCCAAGCATCCCGTTCCAACGCGGGCCCGCGACAAACCCCGCGGTagcgggggcggcgggggtgggcaTCGCGACGGCCGCGGCGCCGGGGACGCGAATCACCGTGCGAGCAGCGGCCGCTCCTCGGGCTCGGGCGCCGGCGGCGGGGGACGCGGCGGCAAGGCCTCCGGGGACCCAGGCGCTTCAGGTGCTTCGCCCCGCGCGTCTCCGCTGCCGCCACCTCCGCCGCCGCCCGGGACCGAGCCCGCGGGTCCCGGCTCGTCGGCGGCCGCACCTGAGTACAAGACGCTGCTCATCAGCAGCCTGAGCCCTGCGCTGCCCGCCGAGCACCTCGAGGACCGGCTCTTCCATCAGTTCAAGCGCTTCGGTGAGATCAGCCTGCGCCTGTCGCACACGCCAGAGCTGGGCCGCGTGGCCTACGTGAACTTCCGGCATCCGCAGGACGCACGCGAGGCCCGCCAGCACGCCCTGGCCCGCCAGCTGCTGCTCTACGACCGGCCGCTCAAGGTGGAGCCCGTGTACctgcgcggcggcggcggcggcggcggcagtggTGGCGGCGGTGGGAGCAGCCGgcgaagcagcagcagcagcgctGCCGCCTCCACGCCGCCCCcaggtccccccgcccccgcggaCCCGCTAGGCTACCTGCCACTGCACAGTGGCTACCAATATAAGCAGCGCTCGCTGTCCCCCGTAGCCGCCCCGCCGCTGCGGGAGCCCCGTGCTCGCCACGCTGCCGCAGCCTTTGCCCTGGATGCTGCCGCCGCTGCCGCAGTGGGACTATCCCGGGAGCGGGCCCTGGACTACTACGGGCTTTACGACGATCGCGGGCGTCCCTACGGCTACCCGGCCGTGTGCGAGGAGGACCTGATGCCTGAGGACGACCAGCGCGCCACGCGCAACCTCTTCATCGGGAACCTGGACCACAGCGTGTCTGAGGTGGAGTTGCGGCGGGCCTTCGAGAAGTACGGCATCATCGAGGAGGTGGTCATCAAGAGACCTGCCCGTGGCCAGGGCGGTGCGTATGCCTTCCTCAAGTTCCAGAACTTAGACATGGCCCACAGGGCTAAGGTGGCCATGTCAGGCCGGGTGATTGGCCGCAACCCCATTAAGATAGGCTATGGCAAGGCCAACCCCACCACTCGCCTATGGGTGGGTGGCCTGGGACCTAACACCTCATTGGCCGCTCTGGCCCGGGAGTTTGATCGCTTTGGGAGCATTCGAACCATTGATCACGTCAAGGGAGATAGCTTTGCTTACATCCAGTATGAGAGCTTGGATGCAGCCCAGGCTGCCTGTGCAAAAATGAGGGGCTTTCCCTTGGGTGGTCCAGACCGAAGGCTGCGCGTGGATTTTGCCAAAGCAGAGGAGACTCGATATCCCCAGCAGTACCAGCCCTCACCCCTCCCCGTGCATTATGAGCTGCTGCCGGATGGATATACCCGGCACCGAAACCTGGATGCTGACCTGCGCGTGCGGGATAGGACCCCCCCACACCTCCTGTACTCAGACCGAGACCGGACCTTTTTGGAAGGGGACTGGACCAGCCCTAGTAAAAGCTCTGACCGGCGAAACAGCTTGGAGGGCTACAGCCGCTCGGTGCGCAGCCGGAGTGGGGAACGCTGGGGAGATGGGGACCGGGGCCTGCCCAAGCCCTGGGAGGAGAGGCGGAAGCGGAGGAGCCTTTCCAGTGACCGCGGGAGGACAACCCACTCTCCTTACGAGGAACGGAGCAGGACCAAGGGTGGTGGGCAGCAGGTGGACCGGGGCTCTGATCGCACTCCTGAGCGCAGCCGTAAAGAGAACCACGCCAGTGACGGGACCAAGGAGTCAAGCAGCAATTCTCTCAGCAACAGCAGACATGGGGCTGAGGAGCGgagtcaccaccaccaccatgaggCTCCAGACTCTTCCCACGGGAAGAAGACACGAGAGAGCGAGCGCAATCATCGGACCTCTGAGGCTGAGCCCAAGCCTCTGGAAGAGCCAAAACACGAGACCAAAAAGCTCAAGAATCTTTCTGAGTATGCCCAGACACTGCAGCTGGGTTGGAATGGGCTCCTAGTGTTGAAAAACAGTTGCTTCCCGACATCTATGCACATCCTAGAGGGGGACCAAGGGGTTATCACCGGCCTCCTCAAAGATCACACTTCTGGGAGCAAGCTGACCCAGTTGAAGATCGCCCAGCGCCTGCGACTGGACCAGCCCAAGCTCGATGAGGTCACACGGCGCATCAAGCAGGGGAGCCCCAATGGCTATGCAGTGCTtctagccacccaggcaacccccagCGGGCCTGGCACTGAGGGGATGCCCACAGTGGAGCCAGGCCTACAGAGGCGGCTTCTCAGGAACCTGGTCTCCTACTTGAAACAGAAGCAGGCCGCGGGGGTGATCAGCCTGCCGGTGGGTGGTTCCAAGGGCAGAGACAGCACGGGCATGCTCTATGCCTTCCCGCCCTGTGACTTTTCACAGCAGTACCTCCAGTCAGCACTGAGGACATTGGGCAAACTAGAAGAAGAACACATGGTGATAGTTATAGTAAGAGACACTGCCTAG